In the Augochlora pura isolate Apur16 chromosome 7, APUR_v2.2.1, whole genome shotgun sequence genome, CTTGATAGTTCCAGTGTCGTTACGCTCATCCGGAACCAAAAATGCCGTTTCGTTTGACAAGTAAgcgatgaatttattatgtacaCCTTGCacgtgaaatatgaaattcaaataCGATGTCGAGGATACGAGTTTCGGCAATTTTAAACGCGGAATGGGTTTCAACGAACGAAAATTTTCGCGCGCGACAACGGTTCCATCGAACGAACCGATAACGGGAGTTCGCGCGCCTCGGCCTGCTCTCGAAGAACCACGGAAACCCGATGATTATCGAACCGATAGcgttctctttccctttcggTGAAACactattttacttatttgtaAACACGTACGTACATAGAAACACAGCCAATTACGTTACGTTTCTTACCAAGTTATCGAACTTGTCTTCATGCGTACAGATATATCAACAACCTCGCCTCCACCTCCTCTCGCAGAAACAAACATTTAGGAAAGTCCGATGAAAATTCGGTCGCTGTACTTGACAACATATTAATGCCATATTCGCCGACCTATAACAAGAATTTGTTGCAACGCGTTACcgaaaagtgttaaaaaagtCGTACACAAAAATCGCACAATAATCGTGGAGTCGTAGAGTATATATGGTTGTGAATCGCCTAAGCACTAAGCTAAGGTGTTACACACTCTTTTGTACAAACTGCTATGGGACAGGAATGAACGTTCGTTTTCTTCGCACGACCCATCGGGAGCAACGACCATCTTTCTCCTTTCTATCTCGCGCGGCCACAATGTCgtcaacgaaataaaagaatatatgtaacgCGTAACGCTTTATGCGATATAGGGTACAAATTCTGGGTCGAACGATAACGTGtattagaaaatagaaagaatagCTATGGTTACGATAATATGCATACCTTAGACTTTAGACCATATACGTGTAACTATTGTAGACACGGCTTCGGATAGTTTGCCCGAAGCCAAGACGAATCCATCTATGTGACAGTTCACAGAGTGAACACAATTTCCGTAATTTCCCTAAATAATGACTACGCgaaaatctttaatttctcgaaagCGAATTCTATTGATCCAACatgacatattatatttagctgATAAgagtaataaaatacttaCTGGTGGAAAGTCTCACGTTCCCACCACCATTTTCATACTCTTCGCAgccttcaaaaataatttgcgCGCCATTCTTTCAAAAAACGTTCAAAATTAAGTTTGCCCAACGCGACAATCGATAGTGGATACGAGTAGATAGCATCCAACAGCATCTAAAGTTTCAACTCGAAGCCTAATGCCGCTGCGAGCCATTTTGGACCATCGTGTTGCCACGTCACAGTGAAccgttctttctttcgttaGTCATTTGGCTTTTCTGTACACCCGCCGCGTCTAATAGTgcgatatatgtatgtatacaatatgtaCATGGTCTAAGATGCAtaccaatttttataaaatactgttttcTTCGAGGGTACTGAACACTTACACCGATACACCGATCGAGGCAATAGCactgttattaattacaaaggaaccgttattttttatcttgttCTCGGCGTCGTAACGAATACGTATTACAGATTCACCTGgaacttcgatttttataaaagaatatatattatttaaatatgaaatggaaaattaaccTAATAAAGAAAACGACTGGCGGGCATGTTAACAGCTCCCCGACAACTACTGGGAGGAGGATTTTCGTCGTCGGAATTCTCGTTCCTCCGCAACACGACGGAGCTTTGTCGGCCGTGCTGAGACTTCTCCGCTTGATGCCTCAGCTCCTTGATGTAAGCTGTGCTGTCGTTTGCCACCAGACTTTGCAGCGCTTTACTCAGCGTCGTCAATTCCGGCTTATCCTCGTCGTAGACCCCGTCGAACGGCACCGTTTTCTCGTAGAACAAGATATACGGCGTATCGGGTGGTCTCAGGTCCTTGAAGTCGTTGAAGGTCGTCTGGGAGACGTAGCTGTCGTTGAACTTGTACCAGTTCTGTTTCGAGTCGCGGGCGTACGTGAAGTAATGTCCGTAGTCCATGCTGTAACCGGAGTGCACGACTGCGGCGTATAATTGATACGTTTCGGTGGTTGTGCACAGAGGCGTCAGTACGGGCAACTGTATAGTTTCGTTGTACATTACTTTGTGCCGAAGTTTCGTTCTTAGCCTGGTATCGAAGTCGTAACGGAAGTGCTTCAATATCAGGATCAGATAAGTCGGCGTGTGCAGGATTTTTATAATCCTTTGCGCATCGCACAGCTTCGTACACTTGTCGCATCTGTACTTGTTCTCTCCGGTCAGCTTCTCGGGCGTCAGATAGTAGTTGATAAGGTCTTGTACAGAAACCTCTTGATTCTCCTGTATCTCCTCTGGGAAGCACAGTTGTAAGTCACGAAACTTATCCGTATTATGGGAACTGGTATCGCACTGTGCGCACTGATaagtaattttacattttcctcCCAAGACCCTGTGTACCAGAGGCACTTGCGTGCTCGTGTCTTCTCCGCCCACAGACTGTATTCCACTGTCCGTGGAGTCTGAATGAGAGTCGCTGAGGTGCTGTGTTTGTGCCAAGTCTTCTcctacgaaataatattcggtGTTAAGCTTCGGGTTGGTACGTAATGTTAGTTGGTAACGGTCTATAGGAATAGAATTTAGCAATTGGTACCTTCTGAAAAATCAGCCAACGATTGCGTTTTCCTTTCCAAAGCTATACTACCGGTTAAATCTTCCTCGGTCGTCCAACGTTTGATCGAACTACCATCCTCGTTTGTCGACGAGACAtcgtttatttctttctcatcCTTGTATTTCAGATTGGAATCGTTACCTTCAGAATTTACGATAGCAGATTTTTCTTGTTCGTGCAAGAGATTTAATAGATGactgttgaaataaataaatcgattgaTACAAATCGGTATAAACGGTAGATTCGATTGATAAACCCGTTGTAAAAAgcaattataacatatatttataaacgttAGAAGAATAACAATATACTAACCAGAGAAATTCTGAACTATCTTGTTGTTGGCCTGGTAGAAAGTAAACTGGACGGGAAgctaaaagaatttcattcggTGCTAACGATATCCTTTTTGAATACAATAAAAGGGTGAACAGCTTTTGTAACTTTTTAAGTACAATATGATCGTTTGGATTACTCGAAGGCTTGTATGTTAATACTTCGTAACAAAATTGTCTGGTCATTAGTAGCGCTTGCAACACACTGTTCATATAACAAGTGTTTCCAAGATTGGAGAGCCCTACTTTTCCAGAGTGTAATTTCGGCGATTCGATTACTGGCTCTATCTCTTGTGTTTCACTGACCCAAACCTGATCATCCAAAATCTCGTTTACAACTTGCATTCTCGGCGGTACAGGGAAACCATTCTCCATGTTACTATATAGACGTTGACCCGGGAACCTTAATGTATGGGCtttgaaaatatcgattaaGATCTGCATGCATTTCTTGCTTGATTCGGAATCTTCTTTCATTAAGAAAGTCAAAGCTCTTtgtatatttctctctattgCACGAAACAAAGCCACGGAGCCCTGTTTCCTTAAAACATGATATACAATTTCGGAAGCATTCTGGCGAGTCACTGGCACCAGTAGAGCATAAAACATAACGTCGAGGGTAGCCTTTGTGACCTCGATCAGCACAGAATATTTGTGTTGCTTCTCTAAACCTAGTATAAATTTCATGATCCAGATACTAAGTCTGTCCCTTGTCCACTTTGGAAGCCAATTACATAATACCTTCAAAGCATGGATTAATTGCGCGTCGCAATGCGATTCCGATAGAATCCAGTCCACAGCTTGAGGTATGATAGATGGTTCTACCAGTTGTAATATAGCTGCCAAACCAGGTCCAGGATCCTGTTTACGTCTAGTGTCCGATATAATTCTATACAATGTTTggagatatataaaaattaatttgttcctTTCAATATTCTTAGACTGCTTTTGTACTGTTTCCAAGAAGTTTTGAACTTTGGTTGCATTATCAGTGAATTCGCAAATCTCTTTTGGATCGGGCGGCATTGAAAATGTAGACAGTCTTATGACGATCGCCTCGCAGAGTTTAGAGTGATTCGCGTTGTCTGGCAGATATTCGctgtatttcattaaagtcTGGAGTATCATCGTTAAATCAGACATGTATCTGATTTCCGTGTTTCTTATCATCGCTGCGATATCGTCCGAAATCGGATTAACGGAAAATGGCTCCGTCACATAGTTTGCGAACCATGCCAAAATTTTTGGAACTTCGTGCACATTGAATATCTGATCGTTGAGTGTTTCCCTCAAAATAGTTTCGTAATCGCTTAATCGCCCGTATGCTGGCTCgctttctaattttttaagtttggTCCATCCTTCGATAACCTCTGATTCTTTACCAACcactattaaatttaaacattgctTAATGTCGTATCCAAGAATTTGTTCGACATCCATTCTTCCCGAGTTATCACGCTCGCGTCACCTTAcactatttcttttataatttttaattacaattattattaacctcAACCAAGAATGACTTTCACGAAAATCTACATAAATGACTTCATAGTTCTAGAGTCTagaggaataaaaaaaaatagttaccAACTTTTCAACGAAGAAAGTATCTATAAtctattgtacaatattatatttgtgttGCGTGACCCCGTGAACCTAAAGGACGGAACCCAATGGAGATAAAGCTTAAAGCATATTCGTATGCACACACACGCATAGTATTCGGTACCTATGAGTCATACGTGACCCAAGGGGAAATAGTACCGCCATATTGGTAGGCAAAATATATATGAGGTGCACTCTATAGGCTACTTTAATTGTCGCATTTATCCAAAAGTTATGTCCATATGGTAATGTCAATGTCTGTACTGGCCACGTCAATCAACCCATGCCCACCAGCCACTTGTACGCGTGCATGACGCTTGGCGCACTCACGTTCATAATCAGCACGCATTAGCCTCGTTTTGCGCGCATCTATCTACTCGTTCTCTAGATACCCAGTGCACCCATGTACATACACTGTAGATTCCGTATTTCAGGTCCGTTAACTAGAATCATTAATTTTGCCGAAATTAGGGTAGAAAAACTTGGGATAGTGGTAAGAGCTTAAACTGTTAGTCAAAATCGACTGTTAGTAATATGGCTAGTAGTTTAAGCGTTCTGCCATTGCATAGAATGACGCTGTATGGACACGATGCGGAGCTTCGTTTTTTCTCCAAAGGAGGCGCCATAATCGTTCACGCATGGACaatgcaagaaatattaattacagcaAAATTAGGACATACAAGACTAAACTAAGGGCACAAAACTGTTCAGAAGAATCTGCTACATCGATATTGTGTACGAAAACCAACTAACAACAACGTAAAATACAATTAGTTAGCATAATGTTTTACAAAACTTTCAGGAGCAATTAGTTACGCTTCACACTGTTTTCGTCTGTGTTTCTATGCATATTGACACAATAGATTAgactaaacaattttagacCTATGCTTTAGTTTTTTATACCTTAATTTtgccgaaataaaatttgtttgttacaGATAAAAATCTTGCATTTCGCATAAATTGAGAATTAACGTAACGCCACATGAATTGACGCTCGTACATCCATAAATTTCAGATCGAATGTAATGCACGTAtcgataaattatgtataattaacgataataatgAAGGATTTATGAATCATTGTCACTTGcaactaaagaatttttatacctTGTGAGTACTACAGTCTATTGATTGTatcattaatttgtttaaacatacatattttttaatataattctacgAAACTTTCGTAAAAATTCCGTGCGTaggtcaaattaaaatatgtaaccgacaattatttcttaataacgAGAAATGGTACAAACGTTAGAGTTGGAGGGTCATAATAAATCACTGTCGATGACATAACGTTTATTATAGAGAAAATGCTACACCGTTTTTCTTTGGGATAATGTATGAAAGTGCTTCGTTTCGTAAAGCACGTAATGATTATCAGTCactcaattacaattttacagcacgagtgtaaaaaaattttacatgttctttgttttccatttttttttgttctccttacaatatttgtttctgTCGAGGTACATAGCATAACTTACGTGCAATAGTGTACGAAAAAACTGCTTGTTAAATTAcgtttacaataataaattgattacaaTTGGAACTTATATTATTCGTACTGATGAAAAAATCGTCGCGCCTGGATATCACACAATCgcatattatagtaataataattaataataataataataataataataataatagaataaagcAAACTACTTTGCAGAACTTTTCTCTGCATAAATTTTTGTGAGTTTGTTTGATCAACGTACgtttttcttcatttcatATTCACAATTCAATCCAGTTAAAAGACAACGTTTCAACTAGCTCGTGTCGTGAACGagacaacaattttttaaaagagcAAAAAAGGAAAATCTTACAAACACACTGGTAATTGTAACGTTACGCTCAAACATTGGATTATTATCTGGCATTCATACTCTTATTTATCAACGAAAAAGTTCAGCCCCCTGTAGCTAGAATCATTAATAGCGGTTTGTAGGTACTTACTTGTAAAATgacagtttattatttattattacgaaataCCTATATACAGTGACGAACGTAACGGCATTTAGGTAAACGGAAAATCCCTTAATCGTTCGTTTTCGTCATTACCGATTCATTATATACATGCctatgtatatgtaaattttgttcacATTGTAAACGTAAAATTCAGCGCCTTCCATTATTCTAGTCATTCACAGAACACTGtatttgtttctataaaaTGAGGTGTAACCGGAAAGCATTTATTTACACCGCAGCCTCACTTTATAACTTCGGCCCCGTTAAACCACGCTCCAACAATCCCGACTGCTGCTCAGCCGGTTTCAAAACATTTCACTATGCGCCGtgcttttatattaaagtttttaaatagctcggtttaaaaatattatgtcaacctattcttttaatatatctgttttgtttctttatatcAATAGTAATGTGCTCAGCCGACTTAAGTCGTCGTTTCCCAGAAAGAGATAGTTAATTCTCACcgataataaagtaaaatattttacattattataattgcacATTCGATTGATATTTTCACTAAACCACAAGACTACTGTtcgttcataaattattagatacaCCTAATGCACTAGTGGCAGAAAGAGTTCTTGTACCATGTATGTGGACCACTCTAGCCCTGAAAGATAGCTTCATTGGAGCCATGCACAGAGTCTTTGAAATAATAGTACACTGCACTCGCAGTTTGTGCACTGACACTGTGAAAGAGACGAAAAAACATTTGACTACTCTGTAGATAGGTCCTCTCGTCTGTATTCTTCTCATTACGAAATTGTctgcaatatattaatattgctttttccttcctcttcttcgtcttcctcTTCCTGAGCACGTCAAGATTCAAaccgaatatatttttaattggtttcatttctttgatagagaaaaaacaaataaaaatg is a window encoding:
- the LOC144473154 gene encoding ubiquitin carboxyl-terminal hydrolase 35 is translated as MDVEQILGYDIKQCLNLIVVGKESEVIEGWTKLKKLESEPAYGRLSDYETILRETLNDQIFNVHEVPKILAWFANYVTEPFSVNPISDDIAAMIRNTEIRYMSDLTMILQTLMKYSEYLPDNANHSKLCEAIVIRLSTFSMPPDPKEICEFTDNATKVQNFLETVQKQSKNIERNKLIFIYLQTLYRIISDTRRKQDPGPGLAAILQLVEPSIIPQAVDWILSESHCDAQLIHALKVLCNWLPKWTRDRLSIWIMKFILGLEKQHKYSVLIEVTKATLDVMFYALLVPVTRQNASEIVYHVLRKQGSVALFRAIERNIQRALTFLMKEDSESSKKCMQILIDIFKAHTLRFPGQRLYSNMENGFPVPPRMQVVNEILDDQVWVSETQEIEPVIESPKLHSGKVGLSNLGNTCYMNSVLQALLMTRQFCYEVLTYKPSSNPNDHIVLKKLQKLFTLLLYSKRISLAPNEILLASRPVYFLPGQQQDSSEFLCHLLNLLHEQEKSAIVNSEGNDSNLKYKDEKEINDVSSTNEDGSSIKRWTTEEDLTGSIALERKTQSLADFSEGEDLAQTQHLSDSHSDSTDSGIQSVGGEDTSTQVPLVHRVLGGKCKITYQCAQCDTSSHNTDKFRDLQLCFPEEIQENQEVSVQDLINYYLTPEKLTGENKYRCDKCTKLCDAQRIIKILHTPTYLILILKHFRYDFDTRLRTKLRHKVMYNETIQLPVLTPLCTTTETYQLYAAVVHSGYSMDYGHYFTYARDSKQNWYKFNDSYVSQTTFNDFKDLRPPDTPYILFYEKTVPFDGVYDEDKPELTTLSKALQSLVANDSTAYIKELRHQAEKSQHGRQSSVVLRRNENSDDENPPPSSCRGAVNMPASRFLY